Genomic window (Helicobacter kayseriensis):
GATTTATGCAGATGGAATTAAGAGGGGGTATGAACTCACAAGAGAAAATACAAAAAATACAAAAATACAAGAACTGCTACAATCCAATCAACGCTCCTTAGGCCAACCCACAGCTTATGCCCTAGCCATTGAAGCTAGATTTGCAAAAGATCAATTCATCACTATTAACCACAAAAAGAAAAAGATTGATAATAAGATTCAAAATCTCATTGAAAGAAAAAAAGATAAACCTGCACTTGAATACCAAAAAATCAAAGTCAGCACCACTAAAGAAAAAATAAAGAAAGAAGAAACCTCCCGCTCTCTCTCTGCTCGCACCAAAGCCTTTGTTTCCCGCTATGAAGTCATTGAACATCAGAAAAATACTGCATATGGGTTTTCTGCAACATTGTTTAAAGACCATGAAAACAACAATGAGCTTATCTTGGTTTGCAGAGGGACTGAATACACAAAAGAAGACTTTCAAACAGATATTGCCCTAGCTCAAGGAGATATTCCTTTGCAATGCTATGATCTTGCAAGATTTTATGAAGAGAAAGTCAAACATCACCTAAGAGAAGAAGAAAAGCTTCTTCTTATTGGACATTCTTTGGGAGGATATTTGGCACAGAGTTTTTGCCTCATGTATCCTCATAAAGTAAAAGAGCTCTATACCTTTAATTCCCCTGGGGTGCTAAATGATTGGAGCAAAAAGTTTGTAAAAGGTGATGAATCTTCAAAAATAGAATCAAGCCAATGGCTTTTGAGATGGCTTGAAGAGAAACTGAGCATAGCATCTAAACTCAACACCATATCACTTACTTTTAATCTCTATCACAATACTGCTATCCCTAAGGAATTGGAAAAATATGAATTTTTGATCCAAAAGATCAACGATCATCTTTCCATCACAAGAAACAATCCAGACTTTATCCCCCCTCCATTAAAAGATGCAAACATTCTCCATATTGAGACAACAAACACCCTTGATACCCAAGAACATTTAAAGACTTGGCTTATAGAAAACACAACACAACATTTAGGCAAAGACATCAAGGGGGATTATCTTTTTTTATATGTTTCAGAGGAGGGTTTAGATTCACATTATCTAAATTGCACACTACAAACCCTCTCCTTTTATGAATATCTCCTAGCTCTTTCTAGCAATGAAGCAATCTTTCTTAAAGAGGGATTACAAGAAACATTTGATGCGCTCAATACCTATCACCAAAATCTCAGTGATTATTTCTCTTCTTTTATAGGAAGAATAGAGGGATATAAAAGGAGAAAAGAGAGCGAGAGAATGAGAACAAGAGGCCCTAAAACACCTCCACTCAGCGAAAAGCTTCAAGCCTTTTATTTAGAGATTGCTCAAAAAGGAAAACAAACACCTCTAGGAATATTGCTGGGGCTTTATCTTGATTCTTTAAAAAAAGTATCTTATGAAAATAAGACTACTCTTAATGAGCTCTCTCAAAGCAAAGATTTGCTTGAGATTCTTTCTTTTTTAAAAGAGAGGTTTTATTTTCTTCGCTCTTTTGATGATCAAAGTCTAAAAGAACATCAAACCAATTTGCAAAAAGCTCAAGATGAAGCAGCCCTAAGAGTTGCACTGAGCACTTTTGCTCTTTTTGTTTTAGTCAATCAAGACAATCAACCCCTTCTAAGCCAAAAAGATTTTTTCACTCTCTTTGGATACAACACTCCTGAGATCATTGCTGCTTTGAGTCATTGGGATGGAGAGTATTTGGCATTTCAAGCAAAAACAACTCGGGCTTTATACTTTGGAGGAAGTGTTGTGATTGGAGCATAAATATAGGAGAAATAATGAAACCATACTTTTATTCTATCGCCCAAAAACATCAAACAATCAAGATTCAAGCTTTTAGTTATGCCTGCATTGACTGCCAAACTCTCTATCAAGAAATTTATGAAGAGATCAAAGACTTAGAAGAATATCAAGGCATCACAGAACAAACTCTTTCCTCCTACCAAACCCAACTTTTCTTTTAT
Coding sequences:
- a CDS encoding alpha/beta fold hydrolase; this encodes MKEQITKIKDYANVADASYALLHYIEENEEFKASDDEWEVQHRKEPPARWIYADGIKRGYELTRENTKNTKIQELLQSNQRSLGQPTAYALAIEARFAKDQFITINHKKKKIDNKIQNLIERKKDKPALEYQKIKVSTTKEKIKKEETSRSLSARTKAFVSRYEVIEHQKNTAYGFSATLFKDHENNNELILVCRGTEYTKEDFQTDIALAQGDIPLQCYDLARFYEEKVKHHLREEEKLLLIGHSLGGYLAQSFCLMYPHKVKELYTFNSPGVLNDWSKKFVKGDESSKIESSQWLLRWLEEKLSIASKLNTISLTFNLYHNTAIPKELEKYEFLIQKINDHLSITRNNPDFIPPPLKDANILHIETTNTLDTQEHLKTWLIENTTQHLGKDIKGDYLFLYVSEEGLDSHYLNCTLQTLSFYEYLLALSSNEAIFLKEGLQETFDALNTYHQNLSDYFSSFIGRIEGYKRRKESERMRTRGPKTPPLSEKLQAFYLEIAQKGKQTPLGILLGLYLDSLKKVSYENKTTLNELSQSKDLLEILSFLKERFYFLRSFDDQSLKEHQTNLQKAQDEAALRVALSTFALFVLVNQDNQPLLSQKDFFTLFGYNTPEIIAALSHWDGEYLAFQAKTTRALYFGGSVVIGA